The proteins below are encoded in one region of Telopea speciosissima isolate NSW1024214 ecotype Mountain lineage chromosome 10, Tspe_v1, whole genome shotgun sequence:
- the LOC122641821 gene encoding serine carboxypeptidase-like 45 isoform X2, with protein sequence MNFLSWVAIAAVVAVLIQISSSSENQETPSEAVKIIELPGQPKVNFQQFSGYITVDEKQDRALFYYLVESEIEPASKPLVLWLNGGCSSIGAGAFSEHGPFRPSGDILVRNEYSWNKEANMLYLETPAGVGFSYSANSSYYKVVDDEMTARDNFVFLQRWFAKFPEYKNRGFFIAGESYAGHYVPQLALLIVQSNKDKQFNLKGIALGNPLLEFTTDFNSRAMFLWSHGLITDSTYVAFTSVCNFTRYVSESFRFSVSSVCVGVMDQVSREVSQYVDQYDVTLDVCLSSLQAQSKALTRPQYEHKIDVCVRDETYIYLNRKHVQKALHARLVGVTNWSICSKVIHYKLLNLEIPTVPILCSLIQSGIRVMVYSGDQDSIIPLTGSRTLVHGLAKELGLNTTVTYRVWFAQKQVGGWTQVYGDILSFATIRGASHEVPFSQPERSLVLFNAFLEGKTLPTAL encoded by the exons ATGAATTTTCTTTCATGGGTGGCTATTGCAGCAGTTGTTGCAGTTTTAATTCAaatatcttcatcatctgagAACCAAGAAACTCCTTCAGAGGCTGTAAAAATCATTGAGTTGCCTGGGCAACCAAAGGTTAATTTCCAGCAGTTCTCAGGATACATCACTGTGGATGAAAAGCAAGACAGAGCTCTGTTTTACTATCTTGTTGAGTCAGAAATAGAACCAGCTTCTAAGCCTCTTGTTCTTTGGTTAAATGGAG GTTGTTCATCAATTGGAGCAGGGGCATTCTCTGAGCATGGACCCTTCAGACCAAGTGGAGACATATTAGTCAGAAATGAGTATAGCTGGAACAAAG AAGCAAACATGTTATACTTAGAGACACCAGCAGGGGTAGGTTTCTCTTATTCTGCTAATTCCTCCTACTATAAAGTCGTGGATGATGAAATGACTG CCAGAGATAATTTTGTGTTCCTGCAACGGTGGTTTGCCAAGTTTCCAGAATATAAGAACAGAGGTTTCTTCATCGCTGGAGAAAGCTATGCTG GTCATTATGTCCCACAACTTGCGCTACTCATTGTTCAGTCCAACAAGGACAAGCAATTCAATCTGAAAGGCATCGCT CTTGGAAATCCTCTTTTGGAGTTCACAACTGACTTCAATTCAAGGGCTATGTTTCTTTGGTCTCATGGTTTGATTACAGATTCAACATATGTCGCGTTCACTTCAGTTTGTAACTTCACTCGCTACGTGAGTGAATCTTTCAGATTCTCTGTTTCCTCTGTTTGTGTGGGAGTGATGGATCAGGTCAGCAGAGAAGTCAGCCAATATGTTGATCAGTATGATGTCACACTTGATGTCTGTCTGTCATCCCTTCAAGCACAATCAAAGGCTCTCACTCGCCCG CAATATGAACATAAAATAGATGTCTGTGTACGAGAtgaaacatatatttatttaaacCGGAAACATGTACAGAAGGCTCTCCACGCTCGTCTTGTGGGTGTCACCAATTGGAGTATATGCAGTAA AGTTATCCACTATAAGCTGCTGAACTTAGAGATACCAACAGTTCCTATCCTGTGCTCACTTATCCAATCTGGGATTAGGGTCATGGTTTACAG TGGAGATCAAGATTCTATTATACCATTGACTGGGAGTCGGACATTGGTCCATGGATTAGCAAAGGAATTGGGACTGAACACAACTGTGACGTATAGAGTTTGGTTTGCACAGAAGCAG GTTGGCGGATGGACACAAGTTTATGGTGATATCCTATCCTTTGCCACCATTAGAGGAGCTTCTCATGAAGTTCCGTTCTCACAACCAGAGAGATCACTTGTGTTGTTCAATGCATTTTTAGAAGGCAAGACACTGCCAACTGCACTGTAA
- the LOC122641821 gene encoding serine carboxypeptidase-like 45 isoform X1, whose translation MNFLSWVAIAAVVAVLIQISSSSENQETPSEAVKIIELPGQPKVNFQQFSGYITVDEKQDRALFYYLVESEIEPASKPLVLWLNGGPGCSSIGAGAFSEHGPFRPSGDILVRNEYSWNKEANMLYLETPAGVGFSYSANSSYYKVVDDEMTARDNFVFLQRWFAKFPEYKNRGFFIAGESYAGHYVPQLALLIVQSNKDKQFNLKGIALGNPLLEFTTDFNSRAMFLWSHGLITDSTYVAFTSVCNFTRYVSESFRFSVSSVCVGVMDQVSREVSQYVDQYDVTLDVCLSSLQAQSKALTRPQYEHKIDVCVRDETYIYLNRKHVQKALHARLVGVTNWSICSKVIHYKLLNLEIPTVPILCSLIQSGIRVMVYSGDQDSIIPLTGSRTLVHGLAKELGLNTTVTYRVWFAQKQVGGWTQVYGDILSFATIRGASHEVPFSQPERSLVLFNAFLEGKTLPTAL comes from the exons ATGAATTTTCTTTCATGGGTGGCTATTGCAGCAGTTGTTGCAGTTTTAATTCAaatatcttcatcatctgagAACCAAGAAACTCCTTCAGAGGCTGTAAAAATCATTGAGTTGCCTGGGCAACCAAAGGTTAATTTCCAGCAGTTCTCAGGATACATCACTGTGGATGAAAAGCAAGACAGAGCTCTGTTTTACTATCTTGTTGAGTCAGAAATAGAACCAGCTTCTAAGCCTCTTGTTCTTTGGTTAAATGGAG GGCCAGGTTGTTCATCAATTGGAGCAGGGGCATTCTCTGAGCATGGACCCTTCAGACCAAGTGGAGACATATTAGTCAGAAATGAGTATAGCTGGAACAAAG AAGCAAACATGTTATACTTAGAGACACCAGCAGGGGTAGGTTTCTCTTATTCTGCTAATTCCTCCTACTATAAAGTCGTGGATGATGAAATGACTG CCAGAGATAATTTTGTGTTCCTGCAACGGTGGTTTGCCAAGTTTCCAGAATATAAGAACAGAGGTTTCTTCATCGCTGGAGAAAGCTATGCTG GTCATTATGTCCCACAACTTGCGCTACTCATTGTTCAGTCCAACAAGGACAAGCAATTCAATCTGAAAGGCATCGCT CTTGGAAATCCTCTTTTGGAGTTCACAACTGACTTCAATTCAAGGGCTATGTTTCTTTGGTCTCATGGTTTGATTACAGATTCAACATATGTCGCGTTCACTTCAGTTTGTAACTTCACTCGCTACGTGAGTGAATCTTTCAGATTCTCTGTTTCCTCTGTTTGTGTGGGAGTGATGGATCAGGTCAGCAGAGAAGTCAGCCAATATGTTGATCAGTATGATGTCACACTTGATGTCTGTCTGTCATCCCTTCAAGCACAATCAAAGGCTCTCACTCGCCCG CAATATGAACATAAAATAGATGTCTGTGTACGAGAtgaaacatatatttatttaaacCGGAAACATGTACAGAAGGCTCTCCACGCTCGTCTTGTGGGTGTCACCAATTGGAGTATATGCAGTAA AGTTATCCACTATAAGCTGCTGAACTTAGAGATACCAACAGTTCCTATCCTGTGCTCACTTATCCAATCTGGGATTAGGGTCATGGTTTACAG TGGAGATCAAGATTCTATTATACCATTGACTGGGAGTCGGACATTGGTCCATGGATTAGCAAAGGAATTGGGACTGAACACAACTGTGACGTATAGAGTTTGGTTTGCACAGAAGCAG GTTGGCGGATGGACACAAGTTTATGGTGATATCCTATCCTTTGCCACCATTAGAGGAGCTTCTCATGAAGTTCCGTTCTCACAACCAGAGAGATCACTTGTGTTGTTCAATGCATTTTTAGAAGGCAAGACACTGCCAACTGCACTGTAA
- the LOC122641821 gene encoding serine carboxypeptidase-like 45 isoform X3, protein MNFLSWVAIAAVVAVLIQISSSSENQETPSEAVKIIELPGQPKVNFQQFSGYITVDEKQDRALFYYLVESEIEPASKPLVLWLNGGPGCSSIGAGAFSEHGPFRPSGDILVRNEYSWNKEANMLYLETPAGVGFSYSANSSYYKVVDDEMTARDNFVFLQRWFAKFPEYKNRGFFIAGESYAGHYVPQLALLIVQSNKDKQFNLKGIALGNPLLEFTTDFNSRAMFLWSHGLITDSTYVAFTSVCNFTRYVSESFRFSVSSVCVGVMDQVSREVSQYVDQYDVTLDVCLSSLQAQSKALTRPQYEHKIDVCVRDETYIYLNRKHVQKALHARLVGVTNWSICSNGDQDSIIPLTGSRTLVHGLAKELGLNTTVTYRVWFAQKQVGGWTQVYGDILSFATIRGASHEVPFSQPERSLVLFNAFLEGKTLPTAL, encoded by the exons ATGAATTTTCTTTCATGGGTGGCTATTGCAGCAGTTGTTGCAGTTTTAATTCAaatatcttcatcatctgagAACCAAGAAACTCCTTCAGAGGCTGTAAAAATCATTGAGTTGCCTGGGCAACCAAAGGTTAATTTCCAGCAGTTCTCAGGATACATCACTGTGGATGAAAAGCAAGACAGAGCTCTGTTTTACTATCTTGTTGAGTCAGAAATAGAACCAGCTTCTAAGCCTCTTGTTCTTTGGTTAAATGGAG GGCCAGGTTGTTCATCAATTGGAGCAGGGGCATTCTCTGAGCATGGACCCTTCAGACCAAGTGGAGACATATTAGTCAGAAATGAGTATAGCTGGAACAAAG AAGCAAACATGTTATACTTAGAGACACCAGCAGGGGTAGGTTTCTCTTATTCTGCTAATTCCTCCTACTATAAAGTCGTGGATGATGAAATGACTG CCAGAGATAATTTTGTGTTCCTGCAACGGTGGTTTGCCAAGTTTCCAGAATATAAGAACAGAGGTTTCTTCATCGCTGGAGAAAGCTATGCTG GTCATTATGTCCCACAACTTGCGCTACTCATTGTTCAGTCCAACAAGGACAAGCAATTCAATCTGAAAGGCATCGCT CTTGGAAATCCTCTTTTGGAGTTCACAACTGACTTCAATTCAAGGGCTATGTTTCTTTGGTCTCATGGTTTGATTACAGATTCAACATATGTCGCGTTCACTTCAGTTTGTAACTTCACTCGCTACGTGAGTGAATCTTTCAGATTCTCTGTTTCCTCTGTTTGTGTGGGAGTGATGGATCAGGTCAGCAGAGAAGTCAGCCAATATGTTGATCAGTATGATGTCACACTTGATGTCTGTCTGTCATCCCTTCAAGCACAATCAAAGGCTCTCACTCGCCCG CAATATGAACATAAAATAGATGTCTGTGTACGAGAtgaaacatatatttatttaaacCGGAAACATGTACAGAAGGCTCTCCACGCTCGTCTTGTGGGTGTCACCAATTGGAGTATATGCAGTAA TGGAGATCAAGATTCTATTATACCATTGACTGGGAGTCGGACATTGGTCCATGGATTAGCAAAGGAATTGGGACTGAACACAACTGTGACGTATAGAGTTTGGTTTGCACAGAAGCAG GTTGGCGGATGGACACAAGTTTATGGTGATATCCTATCCTTTGCCACCATTAGAGGAGCTTCTCATGAAGTTCCGTTCTCACAACCAGAGAGATCACTTGTGTTGTTCAATGCATTTTTAGAAGGCAAGACACTGCCAACTGCACTGTAA